One bacterium DNA window includes the following coding sequences:
- a CDS encoding serine/threonine-protein kinase, translating into MTGKDMPPRADNGDAREKPEQPSVDQPTAEGVTEDPLTMTGRAGGDDLRQASIGPYRLLETLGEGGMGVVYLAEQREPIRRRVALKVIKLGMDTREVIARFESERQALAMMNHPNIACVLGAGTTEAGRPYFVMEHVPGVPITDYCDRHKLTTRQRLELFRPVCLALQHAHQKGIIHRDIKPSNVLVRVQDGKPVPKVIDFGVAKAIDRTLTEKTLFTQQGRLVGTPAYMSPEQAEMTGLNVDTTSDVYSLGVLLYELLAGVQPFEQDELRRAGLLEMHRIIREVDPPRPSTKISGLGATGTDLAHRRRVEVRAWQRQLRGELDWITMRAIEKDRTRRYASASEFAADIMRFLRDEPVAAGPPGSAYRLGKFVRRHRSLVMAVGALVVVLIGGFIGVSASLSRALKAEAVAAREAERARIELDRSRQVIAFTSEMLSGIDPEVARGKDQELLRLILNDAAARMDTELAGQPEVAASLQMIVGRTYESIGEYAEAEPRYEQAVELRRGVLGGEHRETLFAETALAGIYSATGRYEEAERLFDQVLERQRRLLGEEDAETLTTMNDLALLYGSAGRLAEAESLSLKTLELRRRVLGDDHRHTLSSLNNLATVYANQGRYEQAAELLRETVAGRKASLGEDHPKTLLAMGNLAATAVELGRFDQAEEVYLELIATQKRVLGEEHHQTLSSMNNLGLVYRNQERYDEAEALYSEVVAVRERTLGDDHPETLNSITNLARLYDVQERLDEAEALYVDTLARLERVLGAGHPKTIICLNNLATLYTKQERYEEAAAHSVRAVAGARAAFPAEHWLMGALLANHGGALRGLARYAEAETALLEAHGILENAQGPSHERTLKAIEALAKLYEAWDRPEQAAAWRARLTSEADAEATTGGREG; encoded by the coding sequence ATGACCGGCAAAGACATGCCGCCCCGCGCCGATAACGGCGATGCCCGGGAAAAACCGGAGCAGCCATCCGTCGACCAACCCACCGCCGAGGGCGTTACCGAAGACCCCCTGACGATGACCGGGCGCGCCGGAGGCGACGACCTCCGGCAGGCGAGCATCGGCCCTTACCGCCTGCTCGAGACCCTCGGCGAAGGCGGCATGGGCGTCGTCTATCTCGCCGAGCAGCGCGAGCCGATCCGCCGCCGGGTGGCGTTGAAGGTCATCAAGCTGGGCATGGACACCAGGGAGGTCATCGCGCGTTTCGAATCCGAGCGACAGGCCCTGGCCATGATGAACCACCCGAACATCGCGTGTGTGCTCGGCGCCGGTACCACCGAGGCCGGCCGGCCCTACTTCGTCATGGAGCACGTGCCGGGCGTGCCGATCACCGACTATTGCGACCGGCACAAGCTGACGACGCGGCAGAGGCTGGAGCTGTTCCGGCCCGTCTGTCTCGCCCTGCAGCATGCCCATCAGAAAGGGATCATCCACCGGGACATCAAGCCGTCCAACGTGCTGGTCCGCGTGCAGGACGGCAAACCCGTCCCCAAGGTGATCGATTTCGGGGTGGCCAAGGCCATCGACCGGACCCTCACCGAGAAGACCCTCTTCACCCAGCAGGGCAGGCTGGTCGGAACGCCGGCGTATATGAGTCCCGAGCAGGCCGAGATGACCGGATTGAACGTCGACACCACGAGCGACGTCTACTCCCTGGGTGTCCTGCTCTACGAGCTGCTCGCCGGGGTTCAGCCTTTCGAGCAGGACGAGCTGCGCAGGGCTGGCCTGCTGGAGATGCACCGGATCATCCGGGAGGTGGACCCGCCGCGGCCGAGCACCAAGATCAGCGGTCTGGGCGCAACCGGTACCGATCTCGCCCACCGGCGCCGGGTGGAGGTTCGCGCCTGGCAGCGGCAGCTCCGGGGCGAGCTCGACTGGATCACCATGCGGGCCATCGAGAAGGACCGGACCCGCCGCTATGCGTCGGCCTCGGAGTTCGCCGCGGACATCATGCGTTTCCTGCGGGATGAGCCGGTGGCCGCCGGTCCGCCCGGTTCGGCCTACCGCCTCGGCAAGTTCGTCAGGCGGCATCGCAGCCTGGTCATGGCCGTCGGGGCGCTGGTCGTCGTCTTGATCGGCGGGTTCATCGGCGTCAGCGCGTCCCTGTCCCGCGCCCTCAAGGCGGAGGCCGTCGCCGCCAGGGAAGCCGAGCGGGCGCGTATCGAGCTCGACCGCAGCCGGCAAGTCATCGCCTTCACGTCGGAGATGCTCTCCGGCATAGATCCGGAGGTCGCCAGGGGCAAGGACCAGGAACTGCTGCGGCTTATCCTGAACGACGCCGCCGCGCGCATGGATACGGAGCTGGCCGGCCAGCCGGAGGTCGCCGCTTCCCTGCAGATGATCGTCGGTCGGACCTACGAATCCATCGGCGAGTACGCCGAGGCCGAACCCCGTTACGAGCAGGCCGTGGAACTGCGGCGCGGCGTCCTGGGCGGGGAACATCGCGAGACCCTGTTCGCCGAGACCGCCCTGGCTGGCATCTACTCGGCGACGGGCAGGTACGAGGAGGCTGAAAGGCTCTTCGACCAGGTCCTGGAGCGGCAACGGCGGCTGCTCGGCGAGGAGGATGCCGAGACCCTGACCACCATGAACGATCTGGCCCTGCTCTACGGGTCCGCAGGCCGCTTGGCCGAGGCCGAATCGCTGAGCCTGAAGACCCTCGAGTTGCGCCGCCGGGTGCTGGGGGACGATCACCGCCACACGCTGAGTTCGCTGAACAACCTGGCCACGGTCTACGCCAATCAGGGCCGCTACGAGCAGGCTGCGGAGCTGTTGCGCGAGACCGTCGCCGGCAGGAAGGCGTCGCTGGGGGAGGATCACCCGAAAACCCTGCTGGCGATGGGCAACCTCGCGGCAACGGCGGTGGAACTGGGCCGCTTCGATCAGGCCGAGGAGGTCTATCTCGAGTTGATAGCGACCCAGAAACGGGTGCTGGGTGAAGAGCATCACCAGACCCTGTCCTCCATGAACAATCTGGGCCTGGTCTACCGGAACCAGGAGCGTTACGACGAGGCCGAAGCGCTGTACAGCGAGGTGGTCGCGGTCCGCGAACGTACGCTCGGCGACGATCATCCCGAGACCCTCAACAGCATCACCAACCTCGCCCGGCTCTACGACGTCCAGGAGCGGTTGGACGAGGCCGAGGCGCTGTACGTCGACACCTTGGCCCGCCTCGAGCGGGTGCTGGGTGCGGGCCATCCCAAGACGATCATCTGCCTGAACAATCTGGCGACGCTATACACCAAGCAGGAGCGGTACGAGGAGGCGGCGGCCCATTCGGTCCGGGCGGTCGCAGGTGCGCGCGCCGCGTTCCCGGCCGAGCACTGGCTGATGGGGGCTCTACTCGCCAACCACGGCGGGGCGCTCCGGGGTCTCGCGCGGTATGCCGAGGCCGAGACGGCGTTGCTCGAGGCGCACGGGATCCTGGAGAACGCCCAGGGCCCGTCCCACGAGCGCACGCTCAAGGCGATCGAGGCCCTGGCCAAGCTCTACGAAGCCTGGGATAGACCAGAGCAGGCTGCAGCCTGGCGCGCCAGGCTGACGTCTGAGGCGGATGCGGAGGCGACCACGGGGGGGCGCGAGGGATGA
- a CDS encoding DUF1624 domain-containing protein, whose translation MQETHEQTGRLASVDVLRGATMAAMIVVNNPGSWRAMYQALRHAAWGAPPAPADLIFPTFIFLVGVSVPLALGRRLTAGSPRPDLLRHALRRGLVLLLIGVGLNLFPDFDLATVRLPGVLQRIAVVYVACVLAFMAWGPRGRLVAAIALLAGYTALLGWAPVPGVGRPLVSPEMSWPVWLDERLLGAHAWRGPGDPEGVLSTLPAIASGL comes from the coding sequence ATGCAGGAAACACACGAACAAACGGGCCGCCTGGCGTCGGTCGACGTCCTGCGCGGCGCGACCATGGCCGCCATGATCGTCGTGAACAATCCGGGCTCGTGGCGCGCCATGTACCAGGCCCTGCGCCACGCGGCATGGGGCGCGCCGCCGGCGCCCGCCGACCTGATCTTCCCGACGTTCATCTTCCTGGTGGGCGTGTCGGTGCCCCTGGCCCTCGGACGGCGGCTCACAGCGGGCTCCCCCCGTCCGGACCTTCTGCGGCACGCCCTGCGCCGCGGCCTGGTCCTGCTGCTGATCGGCGTGGGGTTGAACCTCTTCCCGGACTTCGACCTCGCCACGGTGCGCCTGCCCGGCGTGCTGCAGCGCATCGCCGTGGTCTACGTGGCCTGCGTGCTGGCGTTCATGGCCTGGGGGCCGCGCGGCCGGCTGGTGGCGGCGATCGCCCTGCTGGCCGGTTACACGGCGCTGCTGGGCTGGGCGCCGGTGCCGGGCGTCGGCCGGCCGCTCGTCTCGCCCGAGATGAGCTGGCCCGTCTGGCTGGACGAGCGGCTGCTCGGCGCGCACGCCTGGCGCGGGCCCGGCGACCCCGAGGGCGTACTGTCGACCCTGCCGGCGATCGCCAGCGGCCT